In Deltaproteobacteria bacterium, the following proteins share a genomic window:
- a CDS encoding Rieske 2Fe-2S domain-containing protein, whose translation MLTREDNEFACRVGPGTPMGELFRRFWLPAMLPEELPEADCPPVRLRLLGEDLVAFRDSNGEIGVVEAHCPHRGASLYFGRNEECGIRCVYHGWKFDVAGNCVDMPSEPAESNFKDKIHITSYPTALHGGLIWVYMGPQHLHAELPKLEWTQVPDSHRSVSKWYQETNFLQGYEGDIDSSHASFLHTYLDPAASPNGDGSAIDPRQKALDRSPKIIVNDTDYGFRYGARRTVGEGTYNWRVTQALLPTYSLIPFIRFPAGGRAWIPVDDHRTMTFYISYHPERPLTEKDIEPRRTGRSFPPELIPGTFIPKRNMENDYLLDRKIQRATSYTGIWGVNDQDRAIQESMGPVYDRRKEHLGTSDLAIITARRRLMNLARELQQGIEPFPASHGDIYGVRAMDVNTAVDDFEAMIAKHGNGLRAGG comes from the coding sequence GTGTTAACCAGAGAAGACAACGAATTTGCGTGTCGGGTCGGGCCAGGGACGCCCATGGGCGAGCTGTTTCGGCGCTTCTGGCTGCCAGCGATGCTGCCTGAGGAGTTGCCCGAGGCGGATTGCCCGCCTGTGCGCTTGCGGCTGTTGGGTGAGGACCTCGTCGCGTTTCGCGACTCAAACGGCGAAATCGGCGTCGTCGAGGCGCACTGCCCGCACCGGGGCGCGTCGCTCTATTTTGGGCGCAACGAGGAGTGCGGCATTCGCTGTGTCTATCATGGCTGGAAGTTTGACGTCGCCGGCAACTGCGTCGACATGCCTTCGGAACCGGCCGAGAGCAACTTCAAAGACAAAATCCACATTACATCTTACCCGACGGCGCTGCACGGCGGCCTGATCTGGGTTTACATGGGTCCCCAACATCTCCACGCCGAGCTACCCAAGTTGGAGTGGACTCAAGTCCCCGATAGTCACCGCTCGGTGTCGAAGTGGTATCAGGAGACCAACTTCCTACAGGGGTACGAAGGCGACATCGACAGCTCCCACGCATCGTTCCTGCACACGTATCTCGACCCGGCGGCTTCGCCCAATGGCGACGGCAGCGCCATCGATCCGCGGCAGAAGGCGCTGGACAGGTCGCCCAAGATCATCGTGAACGACACCGACTACGGCTTTCGCTACGGCGCCCGTCGCACCGTGGGCGAGGGCACCTACAATTGGCGCGTCACCCAGGCTTTGCTGCCGACCTATAGCCTGATCCCGTTCATACGGTTTCCAGCCGGCGGACGGGCCTGGATTCCGGTGGACGACCATCGCACGATGACGTTTTACATTTCCTACCACCCCGAGCGGCCGTTGACCGAAAAGGACATCGAGCCGCGCCGCACGGGCCGCTCGTTTCCGCCTGAGCTGATCCCTGGCACGTTCATTCCGAAGCGCAACATGGAGAACGACTATCTGCTCGATCGTAAAATCCAACGCGCGACGAGCTACACAGGAATCTGGGGCGTCAACGATCAGGATCGCGCGATACAGGAAAGCATGGGTCCGGTCTACGACCGCCGGAAAGAGCACCTCGGCACCAGTGACCTCGCGATCATCACGGCGCGGCGCCGGCTGATGAATCTGGCGCGCGAGCTCCAGCAAGGCATCGAGCCTTTTCCCGCGTCGCACGGGGACATCTATGGCGTGCGGGCCATGGACGTGAATACGGCAGTGGATGATTTCGAGGCGATGATCGCCAAGCACGGGAATGGGTTACGCGCGGGGGGGTAG
- a CDS encoding aminopeptidase P family protein — protein MATESPFVDQEYSDRYARAQALMQRDGLDALVVSEKNNYWYFSGLISYQLDHIQRPQICILPKTGKPLLIVYGNDKAKAKALPWVGEVRSYTDVPFPQEMIAASIKEMGLGESKLGFELGDDQRLGIPVNYLSGLTEALPKAQIKDGSAALNELRTIKSAREIEFMRKACEISVKAYDRCLPKLKPGMTRREVADNLYISMIEEGAHPRHPGFLMLNSSTRYDDRVYKKGDRMIADFGACYEGYYGDITRMAIFGAPTEEHKKDHETACDVIDLCFESMKLGTPLAEVSRVANRELVKRGYEAVDSPKRIGHGLGMSRAEPPSLNEVETEVYRPGMVLALEPKVRSKTSAVHLEEDVLITEKGQEFLTTGCRRLDVIK, from the coding sequence ATGGCAACCGAATCCCCTTTCGTCGATCAAGAATATTCAGACCGCTACGCCCGCGCCCAAGCGCTGATGCAGCGCGACGGCCTCGACGCGCTGGTGGTCTCCGAGAAAAACAACTACTGGTACTTCAGCGGCCTGATCAGCTACCAGCTCGATCACATCCAACGCCCGCAGATTTGCATCCTGCCGAAAACCGGCAAGCCGCTCCTGATCGTCTACGGCAACGATAAAGCCAAGGCCAAGGCTCTGCCCTGGGTCGGCGAAGTGCGCTCCTACACCGACGTGCCGTTCCCGCAGGAAATGATTGCGGCGTCGATCAAAGAAATGGGCTTAGGTGAGTCCAAGCTCGGCTTCGAGTTGGGCGACGATCAACGGCTGGGCATTCCCGTTAACTATCTTTCCGGCCTCACCGAAGCTCTCCCCAAAGCGCAGATCAAAGATGGCAGCGCCGCGTTGAACGAATTGCGCACCATTAAAAGCGCTCGTGAAATTGAGTTCATGCGCAAGGCCTGTGAGATTTCCGTCAAAGCCTACGACCGCTGTTTGCCGAAACTCAAACCGGGCATGACGCGCCGCGAAGTCGCCGACAACTTGTACATCTCGATGATCGAAGAAGGCGCCCATCCGCGCCATCCGGGATTTCTAATGTTGAACTCGTCGACCCGCTACGACGACCGCGTCTACAAAAAGGGCGACCGCATGATCGCCGACTTCGGCGCCTGCTACGAAGGCTACTACGGCGACATTACGAGAATGGCGATCTTCGGCGCACCGACCGAAGAGCACAAAAAAGACCACGAAACCGCCTGCGACGTTATTGATCTCTGCTTTGAGTCGATGAAGCTCGGCACCCCGCTCGCCGAAGTCTCGCGCGTGGCGAATCGTGAACTAGTTAAGCGTGGCTATGAAGCCGTCGACAGCCCAAAGCGCATCGGCCACGGATTAGGCATGTCGCGCGCCGAGCCGCCGTCGCTAAACGAAGTCGAAACCGAAGTTTACCGGCCAGGAATGGTGCTCGCGTTGGAGCCCAAAGTGCGCTCGAAAACCAGCGCCGTGCATTTGGAAGAAGACGTATTGATAACGGAAAAGGGGCAGGAATTCCTAACCACGGGTTGCCGCCGCCTAGACGTGATCAAATAA
- a CDS encoding ornithine cyclodeaminase family protein: protein MVLVLKNDQMENLVPMNEEIAAIEQAFVELGAGKAMIAPRARLRTPWKEEGGQYYFNNIMGLVPGMKSMALRIDSSFSKEIQVEGSKRRVYPGDFIGLVMLFDMDTCNILAIMDDHFISTLRVGATSAVASKYLARKDAKVMALLGSGEQAKTQVTAHACVRNLTKVKVFSPTKANREKFAKELSAETGIEVVAVNSAEDAIRGSDIVTAATNTVDPVIQGKWVEPGMHLNSIVGGDGFLPRKELDDEAVMKSNLIVVGYKPQIFLDKQAEFHDRLERGLVKAEDLHELGELLNGKCRGRESEKEITFFKNNTGMGIQFAATARLMYEKAKAKGIGAELPLELFMTQRGDKLFSP, encoded by the coding sequence GTGGTCCTAGTCCTCAAGAATGATCAGATGGAAAACCTCGTGCCCATGAACGAGGAGATCGCCGCCATCGAGCAGGCATTTGTAGAATTGGGTGCCGGCAAGGCGATGATCGCGCCGCGCGCGCGGCTGCGCACGCCCTGGAAAGAAGAAGGCGGCCAATACTATTTCAACAATATAATGGGCTTAGTGCCGGGCATGAAGTCGATGGCGCTGCGCATCGACTCGAGCTTTTCCAAAGAGATTCAGGTCGAAGGCAGCAAACGGCGCGTTTACCCGGGCGACTTCATCGGACTGGTGATGCTCTTCGACATGGATACCTGCAATATTTTGGCGATCATGGACGATCATTTCATCTCGACGCTGCGCGTCGGCGCCACCAGCGCGGTGGCGAGCAAGTATCTCGCCCGCAAAGACGCAAAAGTCATGGCGCTGCTCGGCTCCGGTGAGCAAGCGAAAACTCAAGTCACCGCCCACGCCTGCGTCAGGAATCTAACTAAAGTCAAAGTCTTCAGCCCGACGAAAGCCAATCGGGAAAAGTTCGCCAAAGAGCTGAGCGCTGAAACCGGCATCGAAGTGGTCGCGGTGAATTCCGCCGAAGACGCGATCCGCGGCAGCGACATCGTCACGGCGGCGACCAACACCGTCGATCCGGTCATCCAGGGCAAATGGGTTGAGCCGGGCATGCACTTAAACAGCATCGTCGGCGGCGACGGCTTTTTGCCGCGCAAAGAGCTCGACGACGAAGCGGTAATGAAATCGAACTTGATCGTCGTTGGTTACAAACCGCAAATCTTTCTCGACAAACAGGCCGAGTTTCACGACCGGCTGGAACGTGGCTTGGTCAAAGCCGAAGACCTACACGAGTTAGGAGAATTGTTGAACGGCAAATGCCGCGGCCGCGAAAGCGAAAAAGAGATCACCTTTTTTAAGAACAACACCGGCATGGGCATCCAGTTCGCAGCGACGGCGCGCTTGATGTATGAAAAAGCCAAGGCAAAAGGCATCGGCGCCGAGCTGCCGCTGGAATTGTTTATGACCCAGCGCGGCGATAAGTTGTTCTCACCGTAA
- a CDS encoding isochorismatase family protein gives MRDWEVFIPEEERRVYDKAGYKGKEKFGINPALIIIDVITGFTGTKPMPVMEAIDEFPTSCGQVAWDALPKIKELLHACRDAQIPVVYSTSDPEFKAAFGNATKRGTDKTDFEKLAVEFPEMIKPRDDEFIVRKARASAFFGTHLITYLVRKNIDTLLIAGTSTCGCVRGTVLDGYSYGYPVFPVEECIFDRSRTSHLVNLFEMNAKYASVIQLSEALDYVGKIKRMEGRKTLAS, from the coding sequence ATGCGCGATTGGGAAGTTTTCATACCTGAAGAAGAACGACGCGTTTACGACAAGGCCGGCTACAAGGGCAAAGAAAAGTTCGGCATCAACCCGGCGCTGATCATCATCGACGTCATCACCGGTTTCACTGGCACCAAACCGATGCCGGTGATGGAAGCCATCGATGAATTCCCGACGAGCTGCGGTCAAGTCGCCTGGGACGCGCTGCCGAAGATCAAAGAATTGCTGCATGCCTGCCGCGACGCGCAGATTCCGGTGGTCTATTCGACCAGCGATCCGGAATTCAAAGCGGCCTTCGGCAACGCGACGAAGCGCGGCACGGACAAGACCGATTTTGAAAAGCTCGCTGTCGAATTTCCCGAGATGATCAAGCCGCGCGACGATGAATTCATCGTGCGCAAAGCCAGAGCCAGCGCGTTCTTTGGCACGCACTTGATCACCTATCTCGTGCGCAAAAACATCGACACATTACTAATTGCCGGCACCAGCACCTGCGGCTGCGTGCGCGGCACGGTGCTCGATGGATATTCGTATGGCTATCCGGTATTTCCGGTTGAAGAATGCATCTTCGATCGCTCGCGCACATCGCACTTGGTCAACCTCTTCGAGATGAACGCCAAATACGCTTCGGTCATCCAGCTCTCCGAAGCGCTCGACTACGTCGGCAAGATCAAACGGATGGAAGGCCGAAAGACACTGGCGAGCTAA
- a CDS encoding ornithine cyclodeaminase family protein, producing MNQKGILYLSNDDVKKVLDLGRAIEITEQALRDHSEGRVIWSTPEDFAIKPDEGWQSWVTGCALKTSPVAGFRIRSIKAAGGSRDVSRPPRGPRRVLILSDLEGGEIVAFMDEDWCHAVRTAAAATVAMRVLARKGASTMAMLGAGDTARAAVPVMAKAFNLKEIRVTSRTPESRQNYAKEVGKEYGLNIKPVESTEEALKDADVVISATTTSTPFVKESWLGEGITVYSIGKHQEMESSIYKNADKFVVDSWLHCKNKSDMQRMLKENYLSEKDLYAELPELLSGKKASRQSDKERVFIRAIGLVNQDIAMANTIYQSALEKGIGTRLPY from the coding sequence ATGAACCAAAAAGGCATCCTCTACCTCTCCAACGACGACGTAAAAAAAGTCCTCGACTTGGGCCGTGCCATCGAGATCACCGAGCAAGCGCTGCGCGATCACAGCGAAGGCCGGGTCATCTGGTCGACGCCGGAAGACTTCGCCATCAAACCCGACGAAGGCTGGCAGTCCTGGGTCACCGGTTGCGCGCTCAAAACTTCCCCCGTGGCCGGCTTTCGCATCCGGTCGATCAAAGCCGCCGGCGGCAGCCGCGACGTGTCGCGCCCACCGCGCGGGCCGCGCCGCGTGTTGATTCTCAGCGACCTCGAAGGCGGCGAGATCGTCGCCTTCATGGACGAAGACTGGTGCCACGCCGTGCGCACCGCCGCCGCAGCCACGGTAGCTATGCGCGTGCTGGCGCGCAAAGGCGCCAGCACCATGGCCATGCTCGGCGCCGGCGACACGGCCCGCGCCGCCGTGCCGGTGATGGCCAAGGCATTCAACCTAAAAGAAATACGCGTCACCTCGCGCACGCCCGAGTCGCGGCAGAACTATGCGAAAGAAGTCGGCAAAGAGTACGGCTTGAACATTAAGCCGGTGGAGTCGACGGAGGAAGCGTTAAAAGACGCTGATGTCGTAATCTCCGCGACAACAACTTCGACGCCATTCGTCAAAGAGTCCTGGCTCGGCGAAGGCATCACCGTCTACTCCATCGGCAAGCACCAGGAAATGGAAAGCTCGATCTACAAAAACGCCGACAAGTTCGTCGTCGACAGCTGGCTCCATTGCAAAAACAAATCCGACATGCAGCGCATGCTCAAAGAAAATTATCTGAGCGAAAAAGACCTCTACGCCGAGCTGCCCGAGCTACTTTCAGGAAAGAAAGCCAGCCGCCAGTCAGACAAAGAACGGGTCTTCATCCGCGCCATTGGTCTCGTCAATCAAGACATCGCCATGGCGAACACGATCTATCAGAGCGCATTGGAGAAGGGTATCGGGACGAGATTGCCTTACTGA